The Nitrospirales bacterium genome includes a window with the following:
- a CDS encoding potassium channel family protein, which produces MAQERSQSRPAEPGSLSWRRVVFMPEDVNPRRTLLLRIILVVALLLSLFVVLLLDRDGLIDHSDGEVSFVDVIYFTMVTITTVGYGDIVPVTPRARLIDALVITPVRIFIWVLFLGTAYQLALRQFSEGFRMAKLHANLHQHIIVCGYGHTGNAAVKELLAKGTPKEQILVIDPQDDRVRAAVKLGVAALRGDATKEGLLKDVALVNQARAVIISAGRDDANALILLTVRHLAPSCRVIMSAKEQENVKLFRQGGAQRIISPSTYGGYLLAAAVNQRHMTQYMEDLLTAGGRVNLVEEAVRDEDVGKTPADLKPDVLLCVFRQGSTLSPWEFKENECLEPGDVLLLLKQAQETT; this is translated from the coding sequence GTGGCACAAGAACGTTCTCAATCAAGACCGGCGGAACCGGGAAGCCTTTCCTGGCGGCGCGTCGTCTTCATGCCGGAAGATGTGAACCCGCGGCGTACCCTCCTCTTACGAATCATCTTAGTCGTCGCCCTCCTACTGTCTCTGTTTGTCGTTCTCCTGCTTGATCGGGATGGACTGATAGATCACTCAGATGGCGAAGTGTCTTTTGTCGATGTCATCTATTTCACGATGGTTACCATCACGACGGTGGGTTATGGCGATATTGTTCCGGTCACCCCTCGCGCGCGGCTCATCGACGCGCTCGTCATTACGCCGGTTCGGATCTTTATCTGGGTTCTGTTTCTCGGAACGGCTTACCAACTGGCCCTTAGACAATTTTCAGAAGGATTTCGCATGGCAAAACTTCACGCAAACCTGCACCAACACATTATTGTCTGTGGATATGGTCATACAGGGAATGCAGCCGTTAAGGAATTGCTGGCCAAAGGCACTCCCAAAGAGCAAATCCTGGTAATCGACCCTCAAGATGACCGAGTTCGTGCAGCCGTGAAACTGGGCGTCGCGGCTCTTCGGGGTGATGCGACCAAGGAAGGCCTTTTGAAAGATGTGGCTCTTGTCAATCAGGCACGGGCGGTAATTATTTCAGCGGGTCGTGACGATGCCAATGCGTTGATTCTCCTCACCGTTCGTCACTTGGCTCCATCTTGCCGTGTGATTATGAGCGCCAAGGAACAGGAAAATGTCAAACTTTTCCGCCAGGGAGGTGCTCAACGCATTATTTCACCATCGACCTATGGGGGGTACCTGTTGGCCGCAGCGGTCAATCAAAGACATATGACCCAATACATGGAAGATTTATTGACGGCGGGCGGGCGAGTCAATCTGGTGGAAGAAGCTGTCCGAGACGAAGATGTGGGAAAGACTCCGGCCGATCTTAAACCGGATGTCCTGCTATGCGTATTCCGCCAGGGTAGCACGCTTTCACCCTGGGAATTCAAGGAAAATGAATGCCTTGAGCCGGGGGATGTATTGCTCCTCCTCAAACAAGCTCAAGAAACCACGTAA
- a CDS encoding sulfite exporter TauE/SafE family protein, with product MISQTILAVGSGGVVGLLLGATGGGGSLIAIPLLVYIVGIPVQHATAMSLVVVGYSALFGAWSENRYGNVKGLIAFLFSGTGMMGAWLGAQGHRLVQEDVILLIFGLLLVSISFWLMWPGNHGHQKNASAECAQHCSVSCAVKAMTIGMGVGLLTGFFGIGGGFVIVPVLMFVMGFPVRMAVGTSLLIIALISIGGIIGHLDRSHLDIQLTGFVIAGSLLGMLVGTRVAQKMKEKTLRSNFAMLVGLTGVFLIMDNGLRLLNQ from the coding sequence ATGATTTCTCAGACCATTTTAGCCGTGGGTTCCGGTGGCGTGGTCGGCTTGTTGCTTGGCGCAACCGGTGGAGGAGGCTCCCTCATTGCCATTCCCTTGTTGGTCTATATCGTGGGGATTCCTGTTCAACACGCGACCGCCATGTCCTTGGTGGTCGTGGGCTATTCGGCGCTATTCGGCGCTTGGAGCGAAAACCGATATGGCAACGTGAAGGGGCTGATCGCGTTTCTGTTCAGCGGCACGGGAATGATGGGCGCTTGGTTGGGGGCGCAGGGACATCGTTTGGTTCAAGAGGATGTCATCCTGCTTATTTTTGGCCTGTTATTAGTCTCGATTAGTTTTTGGTTGATGTGGCCAGGAAACCATGGACATCAGAAGAACGCCTCTGCAGAATGTGCGCAACATTGCTCGGTCAGTTGTGCGGTTAAAGCGATGACGATCGGAATGGGCGTTGGACTCTTAACAGGATTCTTCGGTATTGGCGGAGGATTTGTCATCGTTCCGGTTCTCATGTTTGTCATGGGTTTTCCCGTCCGCATGGCTGTGGGCACGTCATTATTAATTATCGCGCTCATCTCAATCGGAGGGATCATCGGTCATTTGGATAGGAGCCACTTGGATATTCAGCTAACGGGTTTCGTGATAGCCGGGAGTCTGTTGGGTATGCTTGTGGGCACCCGAGTCGCTCAAAAAATGAAGGAAAAAACCTTACGGTCAAACTTTGCCATGCTCGTCGGCCTGACGGGGGTGTTTCTGATCATGGATAATGGACTGCGACTCCTGAACCAGTGA
- the nth gene encoding endonuclease III has translation MKAKVSPIQEETRQDTIRRVRNILNTLEKTYPRTTLALDFSTPLELLIALILAAQCHDVLVNQVTVPLFKKYRTPLDWANLDPSILEQEIRKVTFYRNKTKSIQKCCQDLVDRFGGTVPETLEDLMSLPGVGRKTANVLRGNAMGQPAIGVDRHVGRISQVLGLTKEKDPDKIEADLNPIVSDKHKVQFCHLLQIHGRTICLARKPKCVECPVNRYCPYPSTYGES, from the coding sequence ATGAAAGCCAAGGTATCACCGATTCAGGAAGAAACCCGTCAGGACACAATACGCCGGGTCCGGAATATCCTTAACACGCTTGAGAAGACGTATCCTCGAACGACGCTGGCGTTGGATTTCTCGACCCCGCTGGAACTCCTGATTGCCTTGATCCTCGCGGCTCAATGTCACGATGTGTTAGTCAATCAGGTCACGGTTCCCTTGTTCAAAAAGTACCGTACTCCTCTAGACTGGGCCAATCTAGATCCATCCATTCTCGAGCAAGAGATTCGCAAGGTGACCTTTTACCGGAACAAAACCAAGTCGATCCAGAAATGTTGCCAGGACTTGGTGGATCGATTCGGTGGAACCGTGCCTGAAACACTCGAAGACCTCATGTCCTTGCCGGGTGTCGGGCGAAAGACCGCCAATGTGCTACGAGGCAATGCAATGGGGCAGCCGGCGATCGGCGTCGATCGTCATGTTGGCCGTATTTCGCAAGTATTGGGTTTAACCAAAGAGAAAGATCCAGACAAGATTGAAGCTGATTTAAACCCCATCGTTTCCGACAAACACAAAGTACAATTTTGTCATCTGCTCCAAATCCATGGTCGGACCATCTGCTTGGCAAGAAAACCCAAATGTGTAGAATGTCCAGTCAATCGATATTGTCCGTATCCATCCACATATGGTGAATCATGA
- the ttcA gene encoding tRNA 2-thiocytidine(32) synthetase TtcA, translating into MNSFSTLESRTGEPPADRILTKLSEEGEKLQTRLCRRVGQAIADYGMIEEDDKVMVCLSGGKDSYGLLDILLAIRPRAPIHFEIVAVNLDQKQPGFPVHVLPDYLTKRGVPFHIEEQDTYSVVKELIPEGQTTCSLCSRLRRGHLYRVASELGATKIALGHHRDDLIETLLLNLLFGGKMRTMPPKLLSDDGRHVVIRPLINVEEEDLAHYAKLRAFPLIPCNLCGSQENLKRKDVKSLLTEWEARFPGCKDSIFASLSNVLPEHLLDQRLFDFSALRK; encoded by the coding sequence ATGAATTCTTTCTCGACTCTTGAATCACGGACCGGAGAGCCTCCAGCCGACCGTATTCTGACGAAACTTTCTGAGGAAGGCGAAAAACTTCAGACGCGTCTGTGTCGTCGGGTGGGACAGGCTATCGCAGATTACGGCATGATCGAGGAAGACGATAAGGTGATGGTGTGTCTTTCAGGTGGGAAAGACAGCTATGGGTTACTCGACATACTTCTAGCTATCCGGCCTCGCGCCCCGATTCATTTTGAGATCGTCGCGGTCAATCTCGATCAGAAACAACCGGGCTTCCCCGTTCATGTTTTGCCCGACTACCTGACGAAACGCGGCGTCCCGTTCCACATCGAAGAGCAAGACACCTATTCAGTCGTGAAAGAGCTCATTCCTGAAGGCCAGACGACGTGCTCGCTGTGCTCTCGTCTGAGGCGTGGCCACCTGTATCGTGTGGCCTCTGAGTTAGGCGCCACGAAGATTGCCCTTGGTCATCATCGGGATGATCTTATCGAAACACTCCTGTTAAATCTGTTGTTTGGTGGAAAGATGAGGACCATGCCACCCAAGTTGTTGTCAGATGATGGACGACATGTGGTCATCCGTCCACTGATCAACGTGGAGGAGGAGGATTTGGCTCATTATGCCAAGCTGAGAGCATTTCCCCTCATTCCCTGCAACCTGTGCGGGTCGCAAGAAAACTTGAAACGCAAAGACGTAAAGTCCCTGCTCACTGAATGGGAGGCTCGATTTCCTGGTTGTAAAGATTCGATCTTTGCGTCACTCTCGAATGTCCTTCCCGAACACCTTCTTGATCAGAGGCTATTCGACTTCTCGGCTCTCCGCAAATGA
- a CDS encoding thiamine pyrophosphate-dependent enzyme encodes MSGEVNRSQNPDKIEWHQVGSLHDLPDGRVKTVTAGTKSLALVHFQGTFTAMDNRCPHQGGPLGEGSIETGVDGKCWLRCPWHGWDFDPLTGKPPGGHEDSGQELFPVEVRDGAIYVGLPHIPEHQRTISDVMAETMVKWGIKRVFGMVGHSNLGLADALRVQETKGNLTYIGIRHEGAAAFACSGYAKLSGHPAACLSIAGPGATNLITGLWDAKVDRAPVLALTGQVDVQVLGPGAFQEIDLASAFQAVARFSHTVLHSSKHSELMALACKNAIVQRDVAHLIFPDNVQTIPAAEDVKISKPAGRLPVTDIAPSEDSLSESVTLLSKAARPIIIVGYGARDSMPDIIALAERLHAPVLTTFKGKGLIPDSHPLAAGVLGRSGTPIASWFMNECDIILAFGSSFSNHTGIEPSKPIIQVDFEAMALGKFHPVTVPVWGEIGVTARQILSRLPETLPATDQRPELTERWKMWREEKKSRTQDDRNQGMNSASIFAALSRMAPSDAVIAVDVGNNTYSFGRYFECSEQRVLMSGYLGSIGFAFPAAMGAWAATQDWEEHRGRKVISVSGDGGFGQYLAEFTTAVKYGMDITHILLNNSQLGKITKEQRAGEWTVWQTSLHNPNFAEYAKLCGGHGRRVTSLDQLDEAIKEAIAFEGPALVEIISDPELV; translated from the coding sequence ATGTCCGGTGAGGTTAACAGATCGCAAAATCCAGACAAAATAGAATGGCATCAGGTCGGCAGCTTACATGATTTACCTGATGGCAGGGTCAAGACTGTGACTGCGGGAACCAAATCTCTTGCGCTGGTGCATTTTCAAGGGACATTCACCGCCATGGACAATCGGTGTCCCCATCAAGGCGGCCCTCTCGGTGAGGGATCGATCGAAACGGGGGTCGACGGAAAATGTTGGCTACGTTGTCCTTGGCATGGATGGGACTTTGACCCGTTGACGGGAAAACCTCCTGGAGGTCATGAGGATAGTGGTCAGGAGCTTTTTCCGGTCGAAGTTCGTGATGGAGCGATTTATGTCGGACTTCCTCACATACCGGAGCATCAGCGAACCATAAGTGACGTCATGGCGGAAACGATGGTGAAATGGGGGATAAAGCGCGTGTTCGGGATGGTCGGGCATTCCAACCTTGGCCTGGCCGACGCGTTGCGTGTACAGGAAACCAAGGGCAACCTGACCTATATCGGCATTCGCCATGAGGGAGCGGCGGCGTTCGCCTGCTCCGGCTATGCCAAGCTCAGTGGGCATCCAGCAGCCTGTTTGTCTATCGCGGGACCGGGGGCAACAAATCTCATAACTGGCCTGTGGGACGCAAAAGTCGATCGCGCCCCAGTATTGGCGCTCACGGGTCAAGTCGATGTGCAGGTGTTAGGGCCTGGCGCTTTTCAGGAAATCGATCTGGCCTCTGCGTTTCAAGCTGTTGCTCGCTTCAGCCATACGGTCCTGCATTCTTCAAAACATTCTGAATTGATGGCGTTGGCTTGTAAAAATGCGATAGTGCAGCGTGATGTGGCCCATCTTATTTTTCCTGACAATGTGCAAACCATTCCAGCGGCCGAAGATGTCAAAATCTCCAAACCTGCCGGCCGCCTGCCGGTCACTGATATTGCTCCCTCCGAAGATTCGCTCAGCGAGTCCGTGACACTTTTGTCAAAGGCCGCTCGCCCCATTATTATCGTGGGATATGGGGCACGGGATTCCATGCCGGACATTATCGCCCTTGCAGAACGATTGCATGCGCCCGTTCTCACAACTTTTAAAGGGAAAGGGCTGATTCCAGACTCACATCCGCTTGCTGCAGGCGTACTTGGCCGATCGGGAACGCCGATCGCCAGTTGGTTTATGAACGAATGCGACATCATTTTGGCGTTCGGCTCCTCTTTTTCTAATCATACCGGCATTGAGCCATCCAAACCCATCATCCAGGTTGATTTTGAAGCGATGGCGCTTGGGAAATTCCATCCCGTCACAGTTCCAGTCTGGGGAGAGATTGGTGTGACGGCAAGGCAAATCCTGTCAAGACTCCCGGAAACCTTACCCGCGACCGATCAAAGGCCTGAGCTCACCGAGCGTTGGAAGATGTGGCGTGAAGAAAAGAAGAGCCGCACGCAAGATGATCGAAATCAGGGTATGAATTCTGCCTCGATATTTGCCGCGCTTTCCCGAATGGCTCCTTCGGATGCCGTCATCGCCGTGGATGTTGGCAATAACACGTATTCATTCGGACGCTATTTTGAATGTAGCGAACAACGTGTCTTAATGTCGGGATATCTCGGGTCGATCGGCTTTGCCTTTCCGGCGGCGATGGGAGCTTGGGCGGCCACGCAAGACTGGGAAGAGCATCGGGGGCGTAAAGTGATCTCTGTCAGCGGCGATGGCGGATTTGGTCAATATTTGGCCGAGTTTACGACCGCAGTGAAGTATGGGATGGATATCACGCATATTTTATTGAATAACAGTCAGCTTGGAAAAATTACTAAGGAGCAACGGGCCGGTGAATGGACCGTGTGGCAAACCTCTCTTCATAATCCCAACTTTGCGGAGTACGCCAAGCTCTGCGGGGGACATGGACGACGTGTTACCTCGCTTGACCAACTTGATGAGGCCATCAAGGAAGCCATCGCTTTCGAGGGACCAGCATTGGTTGAAATCATATCAGACCCTGAATTGGTATAA
- a CDS encoding glutamate synthase-related protein: protein MHKVSIAEWNSLNDRRPAYALVANVDLVVIRYDDQVSVLYGRCLHRGALLADGRVEDKNLICGLHGWDFQYETGISAYNNEERLQKFNAWIEHGQVWVDEDEVAHWERNHPQPFNRQEYLGTYADTHPAQEEPFVGFIQDYAAHGLEKTGPHGVLAAMGVSRTELPSWDDIQFVTAQLATPPQLDNAQVGTEVVIGPNAKKPLTLKIPIFVSDMSFGALSEEAKTALARGAEMVGTGICSGEGGMLAEEQAENSRYFYELASGRFGFAMEKVKKCQAFHFKGGQGAKTGTGGHLPGPKVKGKIAIVRGLKEGEPAVSPPRFPDWTDVSQIRDFATKVRAETDGIPIGYKLSAQHIEKDIDAALDVGVDYIILDGRGGGTGAAPIIFRDNISVPTIPALARARRHLNRIGRQDVTLVITGGLRKPADFAKALALGADAIAVSNSAMQAIGCLGMRACHTNNCPVGIATQNEHLRARFIVEESAKRLARFFETSVKLMSLLARACGHTHLNQFCLDDLTTFKKTISELSGVPYGGVS from the coding sequence ATGCACAAAGTATCGATTGCAGAATGGAATTCGCTGAACGATCGAAGACCGGCCTATGCGTTGGTGGCCAATGTGGACCTTGTTGTCATCCGGTACGATGATCAGGTGTCTGTCCTCTATGGGCGCTGTTTGCACCGAGGAGCGCTCTTGGCCGATGGTCGCGTTGAAGACAAAAATTTGATTTGTGGACTCCACGGGTGGGACTTTCAGTACGAAACCGGGATCAGCGCCTACAACAATGAGGAACGGTTACAGAAGTTCAATGCCTGGATCGAGCACGGACAAGTGTGGGTCGATGAAGATGAGGTCGCTCACTGGGAACGGAACCATCCTCAGCCCTTTAATCGCCAAGAATATCTCGGGACTTATGCGGATACTCATCCTGCCCAAGAAGAACCCTTTGTCGGATTTATTCAAGATTATGCCGCACATGGCCTTGAAAAGACTGGTCCTCATGGAGTGCTCGCGGCCATGGGGGTCTCCCGGACGGAGCTTCCCTCATGGGACGATATTCAGTTTGTGACTGCACAGCTCGCCACACCGCCTCAACTTGATAACGCTCAGGTCGGAACAGAAGTTGTGATTGGTCCAAACGCCAAGAAGCCACTGACGCTCAAAATCCCCATTTTCGTATCAGACATGAGTTTCGGTGCCTTGTCCGAAGAGGCCAAGACAGCGCTCGCACGAGGAGCAGAAATGGTGGGTACCGGAATCTGCTCAGGCGAAGGCGGCATGCTCGCTGAAGAACAAGCCGAAAACTCGAGGTATTTTTATGAATTGGCATCCGGCCGGTTTGGATTTGCCATGGAAAAAGTGAAAAAATGTCAGGCCTTTCATTTCAAAGGAGGACAAGGAGCCAAAACCGGTACGGGAGGGCATTTGCCAGGACCGAAAGTCAAAGGCAAAATCGCGATAGTCCGGGGGCTCAAAGAAGGTGAGCCAGCGGTTTCTCCACCGCGCTTCCCCGATTGGACCGATGTTTCACAGATTCGCGATTTTGCGACGAAAGTGCGAGCTGAGACAGACGGGATCCCCATCGGCTATAAACTTTCAGCGCAACATATTGAAAAGGATATAGATGCGGCTCTGGATGTGGGAGTCGATTATATTATTCTCGACGGACGTGGTGGCGGAACCGGTGCCGCTCCTATCATCTTCCGCGATAACATATCCGTCCCTACCATTCCTGCGCTCGCCAGAGCACGCCGTCACTTGAATCGAATCGGTCGCCAAGATGTGACATTAGTCATCACCGGAGGACTTCGTAAACCGGCAGATTTCGCAAAGGCGCTGGCGCTTGGGGCCGACGCCATCGCCGTTTCGAACTCAGCCATGCAAGCCATTGGCTGTCTCGGTATGCGAGCCTGCCATACCAACAATTGTCCCGTCGGCATCGCCACGCAAAACGAGCACTTACGTGCTCGTTTCATCGTAGAAGAATCGGCGAAGCGGTTGGCTCGCTTTTTTGAAACTTCAGTGAAATTGATGAGCTTGCTGGCCAGGGCCTGTGGACATACACATTTGAATCAATTCTGCCTCGATGACCTTACGACATTTAAAAAGACCATATCAGAACTCTCGGGTGTTCCCTATGGCGGCGTGAGTTAA